In Methyloceanibacter stevinii, the sequence GGACTTAAGCGCCGGTAAACCATATGAATTGCATCTAATCGAACATAGCGGTCGGAAAAGTCTGCAATCCGGAGCCTGGGGTTAGCGGATTTGGTTAGCACTATCCTGTTGATTAGTTTTTGTTAACTATTGGCCGTTAATTTTTTGATTCGAAATTAACCAATCAGCGTCCGACGTATTGGGTCAGGGGACAGCCAGGATTATGAGAATACGGGGGATTTAAGATGCGGGTTCTTCTGATCGAGGACGACAGCGCCACGGCGCAGAGCATTGAACTAATGCTGCAGTCCGAAGGTTTTAACGTCTACAAGACTGATCTCGGCGAAGAGGGTGTCGATCTCGGCAAGATTTACGACTACGACATCATTCTTCTCGACTTGAACTTGCCGGATATGAGCGGCTACGAGGTCCTGAAGTCCTTGCGTGTCAGCAAGGTAGCGACCCCGATCCTTATTCTTTCGGGCCTTGCAGGCATTGAGGATAAGGTTCGTGGCCTCGGCTTCGGCGCCGACGACTACATGACCAAGCCCTTCCATAAGGACGAACTGGTGGCGCGGATCCACGCCATCGTGCGCCGTTCCAAGGGCCATGCGCAGTCGGTTATCCAAACCGGCGGCCTCAAGGTTAACCTCGACACTAAAACAGTCGACGTTAACGGCCAGCGGGTCCATCTGACCGGCAAGGAATACCAGATGCTCGAATTGCTCTCCCTCAGGAAGGGTACGACGCTGACCAAGGAGATGTTCCTGAACCATCTCTACGGCGGCATGGACGAGCCGGAACTCAAGATCATCGACGTCTTCATCTGCAAGCTGCGCAAGAAGCTGGCGGCTGCGACCGGCGGAAAGCATTACATCGAGACGGTTTGGGGCCGCGGCTACGTGCTGCGCAACCCCGACGACGAGACGGACACCGGCGAAGCCGCCGCGTAAGTCTTTCGAACTCTCGATTGTTGGATACGAAGATGGCCGGGCTTGTCCCGGCCATTTTTGTGCCTGCACGCAGGCAGGACGGGACCGGCGCCTAGTCCTTCTTGGGCTCCGAATCCCCGTCAGTGCGCAAGCCCAAATCCGCGAACTCGGCTAGGAACGCGGACAAAGTCATGCCGCACGCGCGCGCCTTGGCTTCCAGACGGTCGGCCGTCACAGGGTCGAGCCTGACGCTCCGGAACGCGCCGGCCGGTGCCCGGTCTATGTCAGCCAGTCTGTCCGCTTTGACACCATCGGCGCCGTACCCAGCCCCAAGGCGATAGACGCCCCCGAGCTGTCCCGAGACCCGCTGGAACTCCGCCGACACCCCCAATGTCGTCTCCGCAGCCCCGAGCACAAGATAGCCGTCGGGAGCGAGCGAACGCGCCAGCCGCCCCAAGACGGAGGTGCGCTGGTCGGCGCCGAGATAGATCAGGACGTTGCGGCACAGGATGATGTCGAAACGGCCGAGCTGCGCGTAGCTGTGCAGCAGATTCTGCTCGCGAAAGTCGACGCGCTCGCGGATTTCGGATTTGACCTGCCAGAGCGGCCCGAACTTGTCGAAGTATTTGATCAGCAGTTTGACGGGCAGCCCGCGCTGAACCTCGAACTGCGAATACTGCCCGGCCTGCGCTTTGCCCAGAACCGCCTGGGAAAAGTCGGTGGCGACGATCTCCACGGACCAGCCGTCCAGCGCGCGGCCCTTTTCGGCCAATAGCATCGCCAGCGAATACGGCTCCTGCCCTGTCGAACACGCGGCGCTCCAGATGCGAAGCCGGCGCTCCCCGGCGCGCCGCTCCATGAGCTGCGGCAGCATCACGTCGCCGATATAGGCGAAGCAATCCTTGTTTCTGAAGAAATAGGATTCCGGGACGGCGACGGCCTCGGCCACGCGCTGGCGCAGCCGCCCACTGTCCGGTTGCGACAGTGCCATCGTCAGATGGGTCATCGATGGAAAGTCGAATTCCGTGAGCACGGGGCCGAGCTTCACGCGACCGCGGCCATGGTGTTTTCTCCGAGCACGGCCCCGGAGTGGTCCCGCAGGACCTCGCCGATACGCTGGAATTCGTGCGCTCTCATGGCTGACCTCGCGGCTGCTGTCCCGCGATCAGTTGCCCTGCCGTCCTGGCAATTTCGTCCAGAGGAAGGATCGCCGCGCAGGCGCCGGACGCGCCGCCGCGCTCGGCATACCCCAAACAATACTCGTGCCGAAATCCTGCGCGATCACGCTGCCGCCCGCATCGGCAATCTGCTTGGCGCCCGTTGCGCCGTCCGTCCCCATGCCTGTCAACACGATGCCAAGCGTTCGGGTGGCGAAGACCCGGGCCGCACTCTCGAACAGGAGGTTCACCGAGGGACGGTGGAAATTGACCGCAGGCCCCTGCCCGACAGCAATCCGTGGCGGCGCGCCCTGCTCGATCGTCATGTGTCCATCACCAGGCGCCACATAGATGCGCCCGCCGACAATCTCCTGACCGTCGCGCGCCTCTGTGGCCTCGATGCCCGAGACCCGGCCGAGCCGTTCGGCGAGTGCGGCGGTGAACAGCGGCGGCATGTGCTGAGCAACCAGCACGGGGGTTCGGCCAAGCGACGGCGCCAAAGACTTCAACAGGCGGCTGAGCGCCTCGGGTCCACCGGTGGAACTGCCGATCACGATGGCTTCCGGCGGACGCGATGAGTAGGCATGCCGCGCGAACTGCTGCGCCGGGCCGCCGTCCCGTGGATGGCCGGTGAACCGCGACCGCCATCGCACGAGGCCTCTGACCTTACGCAGCAGCTCTCTGTGGAACTCGGGTAGACCGACGATGTCTCGCTGCGCCTCGGGCTTCGCCAGGAAGTCCACCGCCCCCAGCTCGAGCGCTTTGAGGCTTATTTCGGCATTGCGCCGGGTCTGCGTCGAAATCATCAGCACACGGGCGTCCGGACAGGCTCGCTTGAGAAGCGGCAACGCTTCCAAGCCATCCATCACCGGCATGTCGATATCGAGGATGATCACGTCGGGCGCACAGTGCACCGCGGCGTCTATGGCCTGCTTCCCGTTGGCATGGCGGCCGACAACCTCCAAGTCCGCTTCGGATTCAATCCATCGCGCGACAACGCCGCGAAGGACGCCGGAGTCATCCACGATCATGACACGACCGGGATTGGCCACAGGCTGGTATACGCGCCTGCCGCCGGGAGGAGGAGGCGCCTGGTAATTTGGCATATGCGAAACCTTGCCCAAGGCTGCCATGGGCGTCCTAGAGCAATCCGACTTCCTGAAACTTCTCTTCGATGATCTCTCGGTCGAAGGGCTTCATGATGTATTCGTTGGCGCCGGCCGAGATCGCCCGGGTGATGTGTTCCACATCGTTTTCGGTCGTGCAGAAAATGACTTTCGGCTCTTGCCCGCCCGCTTCCTTGCGAAGCGCGACCAGAAACGCAATGCCGTCCATTTCCGGCATGTTCCAGTCGAGCAGGACGACATCGGGCATCGATGTGCGGCACTGGTCGAGCGCATCCCGCCCATTCTCGGCTTCAGATGTACTGAAACTGAGCGAGTCCAAAATTCGTCTGGCCACTTTGCGAATGACGGCGCTGTCATCCACGACCAAGCAATGTTTCATTGTCTTTCCCCTCAAAGGCATGTCGGGCCCAGCGCCCTCACGCAGCAACTCCGCAGTGGTTGAGATCGAGAACGCGATCCACGTCGAGCACCGTCAGGAGCCCACCGTCCAGCCGGCACACGCCGGCACAGAGGCGAGCCCAGCGCGCATCGAGATTTGCCGGCGCCGGCTCAACACCGGACTGAGTGGTCCACATCGCCTCTCCGGCCTTGTCCCCGATCAGTCCAAACATCTCACCGCCCTTTTCGACGCCGAGCGCGACCATGGGATCGCCGGGCACGCGCAACGGCAGTCCGAGTCTCGTGCGCAGGTCCAGCGCGGTTACGATCCGGCCACGCAAATTCAGAAGTCCCATGACCTCGGCAGGTGCCAACGGCACCGGCGATACGCGGTCGGGCACAAAGACATGCTTGACCCGCGAGAGCGGCACACCGAAGAACTGACCGGCGACGGCGACCGTAACCAACCCATTCGTGAGCGGGTCTGCCTGATGTTCGGATTCGAATGTCACGCGGCCTCCTCCCTGAACTCGCGCCAGTTCCCGAGCACTTGCATTAGAGACCGTCTGTCGAACTTGCCGACCAGCACATCGAATCCCGCCAGGCGACTGGCCTCGGAAAGCCGGGGGCTTTGCTGAGACGACAATCCGATCAGTGGAACCGAATCCCAGGCGGAATCCGCTCTGATAGCGCGCGCAAGCTCGAGCCCATCCATACCCGGCATCTCGATATCGCTCACAACGATGTCGAAACGGATGCCTGCCTCCTTGAGGTCCAACGCCTCCTGACCAGATGAAGCCGTCGTGACCGCATAGCCGGAGCCGCGAAGCAAAGGCGCAAGCATGTCGCGGAAGAACTGACCATCGTCGACAAGCAACACACGCGGCGGACTGTCCGTATTCGGAACGAGTCCTGCCCCCTGTTGCCGGAGGATCGAACCGAGATAGTGCGAGACATCGACGATCTCGACAGCCTGGTCGCGCACGACGGCGCTTCCGGCGATACCGTCACCATCGGACTGCAAGGCAATCGACAATGGCTCTTCGACGATGTCGACGATCTCGTCGACCACGAGGCCCGCGGCGCGCGTTCCTTCAGAGAACACGAGCACCGGCAACATGTCCGGCTGGTCCGGTGCTTCGGCATCGTCGAGGCGAACGAGCGGAAGAAGTCCTCCGCGATACTGGATGACCTGTTGAGCGTCGCACGTCTCGATCGCCTTGGCGGGAATCTCTTCCAGCCGGGTAATGAGCGACAGAGGCAAGGCCTTGAGACCCGGCGACCCGGCCCGAAATAGAAGCATGGCCGTGCGATTGTCGGCCTGCGCCACCGGTGCCGCCGCGATCGTGTCGTCTTCGACCCCCTCCATCGGCCCGATCATCTCGGACAAGGCTCTCGGATCGACGATCATGATGACGCTGCCGTCGCCGAAGATCGTCCCGCCGGAGTACATCCCGATCGGCCGTAGCAGTTTGCACACCGGCTTCACCACGATCTCCTCCGTCCGGGAGGCTGCATCGACCAAGATGCCGAAGCGCTGCGTGCCGACGTGCAAAATCACTGCGGTTCCCCCAGCGGCATTGATGTCCCGCCAGTCCTGCCGGCGCAGATCGAGTTCCGCCGCAAAATCCAGCAGCGGGATCAGCCTATCGCGCAGGTGAAGAACGGCCGCCCCGTTGATCGTTTCCACAG encodes:
- a CDS encoding CheR family methyltransferase — its product is MKLGPVLTEFDFPSMTHLTMALSQPDSGRLRQRVAEAVAVPESYFFRNKDCFAYIGDVMLPQLMERRAGERRLRIWSAACSTGQEPYSLAMLLAEKGRALDGWSVEIVATDFSQAVLGKAQAGQYSQFEVQRGLPVKLLIKYFDKFGPLWQVKSEIRERVDFREQNLLHSYAQLGRFDIILCRNVLIYLGADQRTSVLGRLARSLAPDGYLVLGAAETTLGVSAEFQRVSGQLGGVYRLGAGYGADGVKADRLADIDRAPAGAFRSVRLDPVTADRLEAKARACGMTLSAFLAEFADLGLRTDGDSEPKKD
- a CDS encoding protein-glutamate methylesterase/protein-glutamine glutaminase; its protein translation is MANPGRVMIVDDSGVLRGVVARWIESEADLEVVGRHANGKQAIDAAVHCAPDVIILDIDMPVMDGLEALPLLKRACPDARVLMISTQTRRNAEISLKALELGAVDFLAKPEAQRDIVGLPEFHRELLRKVRGLVRWRSRFTGHPRDGGPAQQFARHAYSSRPPEAIVIGSSTGGPEALSRLLKSLAPSLGRTPVLVAQHMPPLFTAALAERLGRVSGIEATEARDGQEIVGGRIYVAPGDGHMTIEQGAPPRIAVGQGPAVNFHRPSVNLLFESAARVFATRTLGIVLTGMGTDGATGAKQIADAGGSVIAQDFGTSIVWGMPSAAARPAPARRSFLWTKLPGRQGN
- a CDS encoding chemotaxis protein CheW, whose product is MTFESEHQADPLTNGLVTVAVAGQFFGVPLSRVKHVFVPDRVSPVPLAPAEVMGLLNLRGRIVTALDLRTRLGLPLRVPGDPMVALGVEKGGEMFGLIGDKAGEAMWTTQSGVEPAPANLDARWARLCAGVCRLDGGLLTVLDVDRVLDLNHCGVAA
- a CDS encoding response regulator, with product MKHCLVVDDSAVIRKVARRILDSLSFSTSEAENGRDALDQCRTSMPDVVLLDWNMPEMDGIAFLVALRKEAGGQEPKVIFCTTENDVEHITRAISAGANEYIMKPFDREIIEEKFQEVGLL
- the ctrA gene encoding response regulator transcription factor CtrA, with the translated sequence MRVLLIEDDSATAQSIELMLQSEGFNVYKTDLGEEGVDLGKIYDYDIILLDLNLPDMSGYEVLKSLRVSKVATPILILSGLAGIEDKVRGLGFGADDYMTKPFHKDELVARIHAIVRRSKGHAQSVIQTGGLKVNLDTKTVDVNGQRVHLTGKEYQMLELLSLRKGTTLTKEMFLNHLYGGMDEPELKIIDVFICKLRKKLAAATGGKHYIETVWGRGYVLRNPDDETDTGEAAA